A genomic stretch from Neodiprion fabricii isolate iyNeoFabr1 chromosome 3, iyNeoFabr1.1, whole genome shotgun sequence includes:
- the LOC124179248 gene encoding uncharacterized protein LOC124179248: protein MSPVYPTLPRLAVRDSLDDEDLSDVDDEVFIRDGRNGGLKIDDEGGVKRPLMAPRRKCKISRQTDRRRPNCKALLVPCCYGSIALLVLLGLITLVIFAVSVFPVPLTFLQNWLARGIKPKVPKLDIAACTSLSASTVWTRSLPKLTSEAPLRSLDANSDNIDDIIVAFSTGLSDIEAPQYVCNVYFGGQTECLGGVLALDGTTGETIWTHWSWHVIFSLDCSMDVNGDEIKDCIAAGRGGTMRAISGRDGSMIWALPLQDFDKSDHHRILDVYDANYMADIDGDEVGDIIAAHTMQIGTKRSSNVVVVSGKTGDILHKIAINNKEQLFLAPQALVHPDGERILVIVTGSHEQLGGLYVASFSDLYAEFKLKELYHDSKKGILTQPVLADITGDGTEDIIVAKFNSTITAYDGRSFEQIWNYTVPNSEVISSPIPGYYNDDEIPDFMVKHQLGPGFPVYYYAVATILDGKSGKPLLENELQDSMSGQISGLSVTVDGYGNDWFLHWSADCLNHEGDRSVFEFLKTTSFSSRMGADLCKLRFNSTLSTKLLALSQHTAPPGLPIYISDEWKKLEYNNSIDPRKEAEKYSEMHPDYDGPNPEIRVSSITERSLRIHPSRRVGSSNSQNAENDIFADQFNYYPNSKLGNDFQDLKAGIANVGNNPETNVSGDFDSDEDWRDTNKWYDENKDYDLYDEGSNHDIDVEKGNGIREQRSDFIDTTKIGNYTDNVKNELDPNMDYTNGQTENNKYNRTTNVEESLSYPEFDVNLDSSADTQQKRSINGNRNKSEGIQGQEEIAVGNLQNSRKYERFFKINKRPNHELLPKKNEDQSSTDENAGKVVEARLLHKGSVLNVSILDVTEIRNSSDQPGWIAKIIERPKEPNGTEKVEVVVNEVRAKDSWVTRDIFSKVTKNNEEDANIEKIFKRESMKNRQIFLNNNNNNKIKSKREAKLVDSQNEYVDGVQRQPPTGILLPSLERIGKPSNSVDLVFLTSWLPPSDASVILLQQDLDCIHRKRKESTSPGSRGKNTKKERTQTILECLAERGIDYKILQEGTDRENVKIPLGQMTIYRMKLECVCPEDMLAGQTCRSISSQQSWPQHLGPTTNGYFKPLRKPAS from the exons ATGTCGCCTGTGTACCCAACATTGCCCAGGTTGGCTGTACGCGACAGTTTGGACGATGAGGATCTAAGTGACGTTGATGACGAGGTGTTCATAAGAGATGGAAGAAACGGAGGTCTGAAAATAGATGACGAAGGAGGAGTCAAAAGGCCGTTAATGGCACCCCGTAGAAAATGCAAAATAAGTAGACAAACAGATAGGAGAAGACCAAATTGTAAAGCACTGTTGGTTCCCTGCTGCTATGGAAGTATAGCGCTGCTCGTTCTCTTAGGACTAATCACCCTGGTCATATTTGCCGTCAGTGTATTTCCTGTCCCGTTAACATTTCTACAGAACTGGCTTGCACGAGGTATTAAACCCAAGGTTCCTAAACTTGATATCGCCGCTTGTACATCACTTTCTGCAAGCACTGTCTGGACCAGGTCTTTACCCAAATTGACATCAGAAGCTCCTCTGCGAAGCCTAGATGCTAATAGCGACAATATCGACGACATCATTGTCGCCTTCAGTACAG GACTAAGTGACATTGAAGCTCCTCAGTACGTGTGCAACGTTTACTTTGGAGGTCAGACTGAATGCTTGGGTGGAGTCCTTGCTCTGGATGGAACGACCGGGGAGACAATATGGACGCACTGGTCTTGGCATGTAATATTTTCCCTGGATTGTTCTATGGACGTCAATGGTGACGAGATTAAAGACTGCATTGCAGCTGGCCGAGGTGGGACGATGCGCGCTATAAGCGGGCGAGACGGTTCTATGATATGGGCATTGCCGCTTCAAGATTTCGACAAATCTGACCATCACAGAATCCTAGATGTTTATGATGCTAATTACATGGCTGATATAGACGGTGATGAGGTCGGAGATATTATTGCTGCTCATACGATGCAAATAGGTACCAAGAGATCCAGTAATGTTGTTGTCGTGTCTGGGAAAACTGGGGACATTCTTCACAAAATTGCTATAAACAACAAGGAACAGTTGTTCCTTGCCCCACAGGCTCTGGTCCACCCAGACGGGGAAAGAATACTCGTCATAGTTACAGGAAGCCACGAACAGCTAGGAGGACTATACGTCGCTTCATTTTCAGACCTTTACGCAGAATTT AAGCTGAAAGAACTATATCATGACTCGAAAAAAGGTATCTTGACACAGCCTGTCCTTGCAGATATAACAGGAGATGGCACAGAAGATATCATAGTAGCCAAGTTCAATTCCACGATTACCGCTTATGATGGGCGATCATTTGAGCAGATATGGAACTACACAGTTCCAAATTCAGAAGTAATTAGTAGTCCGATTCCCGGTTATTACAATGACGATGAAATTCCAGATTTTATGGTGAAGCACCAACTTGGGCCAGGATTTCCAGTGTATTATTATGCAGTGGCCACAATTTTGGATGGAAAAAGCGGTAAACCATTGTTAGAAAACGAACTGCAAGACAGTATGAGTGGTCAAATTTCAGGATTGTCTGTTACCGTTGATGGGTATGGCAATGACTGGTTCTTACACTGGTCAGCCGACTGTTTGAACCATGAAGGAGACAGAAGCGTGTTCGAGTTTCTCAAAACTACGTCATTCTCTTCTCGAATGGGAGCAGATCTCTGCAAGTTACGATTCAATTCCACACTGTCTACTAAATTGTTGGCATTAAGTCAGCACACTGCACCTCCTGGGCTGCCAATATATATTTCTGATGAATGGAAAAAGTTGGAGTACAATAATTCCATTGATCCCAGAAAGGAGGCTGAGAAATATTCAGAAATGCACCCAGATTATGACGGACCTAATCCAGAAATTCGCGTTTCATCCATCACTGAAAGATCGCTGAGAATTCACCCAAGCCGTCGCGTCGGGTCGAGCAACTCCCAGAATGccgaaaatgatatttttgcagatcaattcaattattatccGAATTCGAAACTCGGTAATGATTTCCAAGATCTCAAAGCAGGCATTGCCAATGTTGGTAACAACCCTGAAACCAACGTGTCTGGAGATTTTGATTCTGATGAGGATTGGAGAGACACCAACAAATGgtatgatgaaaataaagattACGATCTTTACGATGAAGGATCAAACCATGACATTGATGTAGAAAAAGGTAACGGAATCCGCGAACAGCGCAGCGATTTTATTGATACTACAAAAATCGGTAACTATACAGacaatgtgaaaaatgaattggaCCCGAACATGGATTATACAAATGGACAAACCGAGAACAACAAGTACAATCGGACAACAAACGTTGAGGAAAGCCTGAGCTATCCGGAATTTGATGTAAACTTGGACAGTTCTGCTGACACTCAACAGAAGCGGAGTATCAATGGTAATAGAAATAAGTCTGAGGGAATTCAAGGTCAAGAAGAAATAGCTGTcggaaatttacaaaatagcCGGAAGtatgaaagatttttcaaaataaacaaGCGGCCAAATCATGAACTACTGCCCAAAAAAAACGAGGATCAATCTTCAACTGACGAAAATGCTGGCAAAGTTGTGGAAGCACGCCTACTCCATAAAGGATCTGTTCTGAATGTATCAATTCTCGATGTAACCGAAATAAGAAATTCTAGCGATCAACCAGGCTGGATAGCAAAAATCATTGAGAGACCAAAAGAGCCAAACGGTACGGAAAAAGTAGAAGTAGTCGTGAATGAGGTGAGAGCGAAGGATTCTTGGGTGACGAGAGACATATTTTCCAaggtaacaaaaaataatgaagaagaTGCGAACATAGAGAAGATATTTAAACGGGAATCAATGAAGAACCgacaaatttttctgaataataataacaacaacaaaatcaaatcaaaGAGAGAAGCAAAACTTGTTGATTCTCAGAATGAATATGTGGATGGTGTACAAAGACAACCGCCTACTGGCATATTGTTGCCTTCTTTGGAAAGAATTGGAAAGCCTTCAAATTCAGTTGATTTAGTGTTTTTAACGTCATGGCTGCCGCCTTCTGATGCCTCTGTTATCCTGCTTCAACAGGACCTGGACTGTATtcatagaaaaagaaaagaatctACATCGCCTGGTTCTCGTGGGAAGAATACTAAAAAAGAACGAACACAGACGATACTTGAGTGCCTGGCAGAACGTGGCATTGATTACAAGATACTTCAAGAAGGCACTGATAGAGAGAACGTGAAAATACCCCTAGGTCAAATGACAATTTACAGAATGAAATTAGAATGCGTTTGTCCTGAAGATATGTTGGCAGGACAGACTTGCAGAAGTATATCGTCGCAGCAAAGCTGGCCTCAGCATTTGGGGCCTACGACAAACGGGTATTTCAAACCCCTGAGAAAACCAGCTTCTTGA
- the LOC124179250 gene encoding F-box only protein 28, with translation MPCVGNSSNDMLQLINLPDVVLETILSNLTYDEIARNRTVCKQFDRTCKKLLNRGFNLMEKYHAQCLRAVKCQLPRRESERRSHPLARHCDILTAIETRISMLSMTFIKYVDLNLCCFIPGKVIDEIFRVLRLIRDAKTPPRAHEILQELRDISSMAMEHFDEKILPKLKHSICTSVVSHVGTYDLPNASLMISHHTNSGNITLAHGLSPEKLNQTFRKIQSRAKRNYISVMSVRSKINKLKLRLKRQGFQMRRQNIKIQEQGKKLREQDTLIAEMKKHLEEWEQKIGDLKAELSRSREETQKPDTIETCKRKHIDRLKSRESVRVQSKNLQAKKRKLIVERKSSTSPKDVQFKKFLSDLLDTEHMEDEIPSTSN, from the exons ATGCCGTGTGTCGGAAATTCTTCCAACGACATGTTACAGTTGATAAACCTCCCCGACGTTGTTCTAGAAACAATTTTGTCTAACCTAACATACGATGAAATCGCTAGAAACAGAACG GTTTGCAAGCAGTTTGATCGAACTTGTAAAAAGCTTCTGAATCGAGGCTTCAACCTGATGGAAAAGTACCATGCTCAATGCCTAAGAGCAGTAAAATGTCAACTGCCCAGAAGGGAATCAGAGAGACGAAGTCACCCTTTGGCCCGTCACTGTGATATACTAACAGCTATAGAAACTAGGATTTCTATGCTATCAATGACTTTCATCAAATATGTCGACTTGAACCTGTGCTGTTTTATTCCTGGAAAA GTTATCGATGAGATATTCCGCGTCCTCCGGTTAATACGTGACGCAAAAACCCCACCGAGAGCTCATGAGATTCTGCAAGAGTTGCGAGATATTAGCAGCATGGCAATGGAacattttgatgaaaaaatattgccaaAATTGAAGCACAGCATTTGCACTTCTGTTGTGAGTCACGTAGGTACTTATGACCTGCCAAACGCAAGCCTGATGATATCACATCATACCAATAGCGGGAATATTACACTGGCACATGGTTTGAGTCCTGAGAAATTGAACCAAACATTTCGCAAGATACAAAGTCGGGCGAAAAGAAATTACATTTCTGTTATGTCAGTGAGAAGTAAGATAAACAAACTTAAATTGAGGTTGAAGAGGCAGGGTTTTCAGATGCGGAGACAGAATATCAAGATACAGGAACAAGGAAAAAAGCTTCGTGAACAAGACACTCTGATAGCGGAGATGAAGAAACACCTTGAAGAGTGGGAACAAAAGATAGGTGACTTAAAAGCTGAACTGAGTAGGTCCAGGGAAGAAACGCAAAAGCCTGACACCATAGAAACCTGCAAAAGAAAGCATATCGATAGACTCAAGTCTCGAGAGTCGGTCCGAGTACAAAGTAAAAATCTTCAAGCTAAGAAGAGGAAATTGATTGTCGAACGTAAATCATCGACTAGCCCAAAAGATGTTCagtttaaaaagtttttatcaGATCTGTTGGATACGGAACATATGGAGGATGAGATTCCATCTACGTCCAACTAA
- the LOC124179249 gene encoding cilia- and flagella-associated protein 91-like isoform X2 has product MLFFIICSDSPMIKIIYRANLDPPKRIDINGQHRHLFYRRPVMPFLKPAVPTMRFHMNLEYDNMEKAMKDAVVRCCHLPDRTQTKQTQTDYRESEAQTSPWTPPYKVRPDENPEVLTIAHLSWGHGLPAGMHEVEIINRMRMKRAWEAILPPMDNATNIKTRTTIIEAMEIDDWAFREAEIQFMMDTRMELMEKYAKLKDAAREKSIGDRYQRVEDLIDKRRDMEIRNIRQKLGRELRKLTVKYHGGQNKWAKKCSAARGLGDSIFKFKKSAKNYHEIINRRILDDKNVPDADENDKYVLLPTYSELKAVKPKQKAHELCVRETRWNEEKLRKLHAELKSIRMDIKPDKNTSFMKRRYKLPPMPITPKLPNERNVNESQERAAVLIQTLVTGRAIQCVMFEGRDRCRELIEELQSTHWLQSDTKKLRQMEKRHVIELQQSENHRTLQEDRLNEILNMLEGMTLSGMLDYLSKELVRLKDERKAHAFALLAERERTKREAEEAGRRQLEEQRRRECDEMFRQMVKVNQDTVELYLEDIIKEGIEWVSDAEAKQYILETADKVDKTLQYANEHAQGLAEQEMVSDMIYNFVLPDVDKQIVRKRMLERQASYLKNAHAAIYNKMLELPPIERKTPSTEPTAAGESDKTAEVEEERLTEPDQLVEELTEETSADWIKRRIIGEIISPEETLTGSILKHLISRSVLSVSARSSASGSAGSSYSSVSSAKSNAPPSHVKDTETLD; this is encoded by the exons ATgctatttttcattatttgcaGTGACTCGCCgatgattaaaattatttacaggGCAAATTTAGACCCACCAAAGCGTATTGATATCAATGGCCAACACAGACACTTGTTTTACCGAAGACCAGTTATGCCGTTTTTAAAGCCAGCTGTTCCTACAATGCGATTTCACATGAATCTTGAATATGACAATATGGAAAAAGCTATGAAAGATGCGGTGGTACGCTGTTGCCATTTGCCAGATAGGACACAGACTAAGCAGACACAAACAGACTACAGAGAAAGCGAGGCACAAACGTCTCCGTGGACACCTCCTTACAAAGTGCGACCAG ACGAGAACCCTGAAGTTCTGACCATTGCCCATTTGAGTTGGGGTCATGGATTGCCAGCAGGAATGCACGAGGTGGAGATCATAAACagaatgagaatgaaaagagCTTGGGAGGCGATACTCCCTCCAATGGATAACGCGACTAACATCAAAACGCGAACGACTATAATTGAAGCAATGGAAATTGATGACTGGGCGTTTCGTGAAGCC GAGATTCAATTTATGATGGACACACGAATGGaattgatggaaaaatatGCAAAGCTAAAGGATGCGGCGAGAGAGAAAAGCATAGGGGATCGGTACCAGAGAGTTGAAGATTTGATAGACAAAAGGCGAGATATGGAGATAAGAAATATCAGGCAAAAACTTGGACGAGAACTAAGAAAATTGACGGTAAAATATCACGGTGGTCAAAATAAATGGGCAAAAAAGTGCAGCGCAGCGAGAGGTCTTGGTGACTCGATTTTCAAGTTCAAAAAAAGTGCCAAGAACTATCACGAGATCATTAACAGAAGAATACTAGATGATAAGAATGTTCCCG ATGCAGATGAAAATGATAAGTACGTACTGCTTCCTACATATTCTGAGTTGAAGGCAGTTAAACCGAAGCAAAAGGCACATGAACTCTGTGTGCGAGAGACTAGAtggaacgaagaaaaattgagaaagcTTCATGCTGAATTAAAATCGATTAGAATGGACATCAAGCCGGATAAAAATACCAGCTTCATGAAACGTAGATACAAACTTCCACCTATGCCCATCACCCCAAAACTGCCAAACGAGCGTAACGTGAATGAAAGTCAGGAACGGGCAGCTGTATTGATTCAAACGTTAGTTACTGGAAGAGCGATTCAATGCGTT ATGTTCGAGGGACGAGATAGGTGTAGAGAACTGATTGAGGAACTTCAGTCAACGCATTGGCTGCAATCAGACACCAAGAAACTACGACAAATGGAAAAACGGCACGTTATAGAGCTTCAGCAAAGCGAAAATCACAGAACGCTGCAGGAAGATCGGTTGAACGAAATATTAAACATGCTGGAAGGCATGACGTTGTCGGGAATGTTGGACTACCTGAGCAAG gaGTTGGTGCGACTGAAAGATGAGCGTAAAGCGCACGCTTTCGCTCTGCTTGCTGAACGTGAAAGAACGAAGAGGGAGGCGGAAGAGGCTGGAAGGAGGCAGCTGGAAGAACAACGTCGCAGAGAATGCGATGAAATGTTCAGGCAAATGGTGAAGGTAAATCAAGACACAGTCGAACTTTACTTGGAAGACATAATAAAGGAAGGCATCGAGTGGGTCTCAGACGCTGAAGCAAAGCAGTATATCCTAGAGACGGCTGATAAAGTGGATAAGACACTGCAATATGCAAATGAACA TGCTCAAGGTTTGGCTGAACAAGAAATGGTTTCTGATATGATTTACAACTTCGTACTCCCTGACGTCGACAAACAAATAGTGAGAAAGAGAATGCTTGAGCGGCAGGCTAGCTACCTAAAAAATGCACACGCTGCTATTTACAACAAGATGTTGGAGCTACCACCCATCGAACGAAAAACACCCTCGACAGAGCCAACAGCTGCAGGTGAAAGTGACAAAACAGCGGAAGTGGAGGAGGAACGGTTAACAGAACCTGACCAGCTGGTCGAA GAACTAACAGAGGAAACAAGTGCAGATTGGATAAAACGTCGAATAATCGGGGAAATAATTAGTCCAGAAGAGACGTTGACTGGCAGCATATTAAAGCACCTTATCTCTCGCTCTGTGCTTTCTG TTTCAGCACGATCCTCAGCCTCAGGATCAGCTGGGTCCTCCTATTCTAGCG TTTCCAGTGCTAAGTCTAATGCTCCTCCAAGTCACGTCAAGGACACAGAGACTTTGGATTAG
- the LOC124179249 gene encoding cilia- and flagella-associated protein 91-like isoform X1, producing the protein MLFFIICSDSPMIKIIYRANLDPPKRIDINGQHRHLFYRRPVMPFLKPAVPTMRFHMNLEYDNMEKAMKDAVVRCCHLPDRTQTKQTQTDYRESEAQTSPWTPPYKVRPDENPEVLTIAHLSWGHGLPAGMHEVEIINRMRMKRAWEAILPPMDNATNIKTRTTIIEAMEIDDWAFREAEIQFMMDTRMELMEKYAKLKDAAREKSIGDRYQRVEDLIDKRRDMEIRNIRQKLGRELRKLTVKYHGGQNKWAKKCSAARGLGDSIFKFKKSAKNYHEIINRRILDDKNVPDADENDKYVLLPTYSELKAVKPKQKAHELCVRETRWNEEKLRKLHAELKSIRMDIKPDKNTSFMKRRYKLPPMPITPKLPNERNVNESQERAAVLIQTLVTGRAIQCVMFEGRDRCRELIEELQSTHWLQSDTKKLRQMEKRHVIELQQSENHRTLQEDRLNEILNMLEGMTLSGMLDYLSKELVRLKDERKAHAFALLAERERTKREAEEAGRRQLEEQRRRECDEMFRQMVKVNQDTVELYLEDIIKEGIEWVSDAEAKQYILETADKVDKTLQYANEHAQGLAEQEMVSDMIYNFVLPDVDKQIVRKRMLERQASYLKNAHAAIYNKMLELPPIERKTPSTEPTAAGESDKTAEVEEERLTEPDQLVEELTEETSADWIKRRIIGEIISPEETLTGSILKHLISRSVLSDGEKIARYILENVIKDVEALVGNSQMSILSKLYKENLHLFYAIVLNPSIFSFSTILSLRISWVLLF; encoded by the exons ATgctatttttcattatttgcaGTGACTCGCCgatgattaaaattatttacaggGCAAATTTAGACCCACCAAAGCGTATTGATATCAATGGCCAACACAGACACTTGTTTTACCGAAGACCAGTTATGCCGTTTTTAAAGCCAGCTGTTCCTACAATGCGATTTCACATGAATCTTGAATATGACAATATGGAAAAAGCTATGAAAGATGCGGTGGTACGCTGTTGCCATTTGCCAGATAGGACACAGACTAAGCAGACACAAACAGACTACAGAGAAAGCGAGGCACAAACGTCTCCGTGGACACCTCCTTACAAAGTGCGACCAG ACGAGAACCCTGAAGTTCTGACCATTGCCCATTTGAGTTGGGGTCATGGATTGCCAGCAGGAATGCACGAGGTGGAGATCATAAACagaatgagaatgaaaagagCTTGGGAGGCGATACTCCCTCCAATGGATAACGCGACTAACATCAAAACGCGAACGACTATAATTGAAGCAATGGAAATTGATGACTGGGCGTTTCGTGAAGCC GAGATTCAATTTATGATGGACACACGAATGGaattgatggaaaaatatGCAAAGCTAAAGGATGCGGCGAGAGAGAAAAGCATAGGGGATCGGTACCAGAGAGTTGAAGATTTGATAGACAAAAGGCGAGATATGGAGATAAGAAATATCAGGCAAAAACTTGGACGAGAACTAAGAAAATTGACGGTAAAATATCACGGTGGTCAAAATAAATGGGCAAAAAAGTGCAGCGCAGCGAGAGGTCTTGGTGACTCGATTTTCAAGTTCAAAAAAAGTGCCAAGAACTATCACGAGATCATTAACAGAAGAATACTAGATGATAAGAATGTTCCCG ATGCAGATGAAAATGATAAGTACGTACTGCTTCCTACATATTCTGAGTTGAAGGCAGTTAAACCGAAGCAAAAGGCACATGAACTCTGTGTGCGAGAGACTAGAtggaacgaagaaaaattgagaaagcTTCATGCTGAATTAAAATCGATTAGAATGGACATCAAGCCGGATAAAAATACCAGCTTCATGAAACGTAGATACAAACTTCCACCTATGCCCATCACCCCAAAACTGCCAAACGAGCGTAACGTGAATGAAAGTCAGGAACGGGCAGCTGTATTGATTCAAACGTTAGTTACTGGAAGAGCGATTCAATGCGTT ATGTTCGAGGGACGAGATAGGTGTAGAGAACTGATTGAGGAACTTCAGTCAACGCATTGGCTGCAATCAGACACCAAGAAACTACGACAAATGGAAAAACGGCACGTTATAGAGCTTCAGCAAAGCGAAAATCACAGAACGCTGCAGGAAGATCGGTTGAACGAAATATTAAACATGCTGGAAGGCATGACGTTGTCGGGAATGTTGGACTACCTGAGCAAG gaGTTGGTGCGACTGAAAGATGAGCGTAAAGCGCACGCTTTCGCTCTGCTTGCTGAACGTGAAAGAACGAAGAGGGAGGCGGAAGAGGCTGGAAGGAGGCAGCTGGAAGAACAACGTCGCAGAGAATGCGATGAAATGTTCAGGCAAATGGTGAAGGTAAATCAAGACACAGTCGAACTTTACTTGGAAGACATAATAAAGGAAGGCATCGAGTGGGTCTCAGACGCTGAAGCAAAGCAGTATATCCTAGAGACGGCTGATAAAGTGGATAAGACACTGCAATATGCAAATGAACA TGCTCAAGGTTTGGCTGAACAAGAAATGGTTTCTGATATGATTTACAACTTCGTACTCCCTGACGTCGACAAACAAATAGTGAGAAAGAGAATGCTTGAGCGGCAGGCTAGCTACCTAAAAAATGCACACGCTGCTATTTACAACAAGATGTTGGAGCTACCACCCATCGAACGAAAAACACCCTCGACAGAGCCAACAGCTGCAGGTGAAAGTGACAAAACAGCGGAAGTGGAGGAGGAACGGTTAACAGAACCTGACCAGCTGGTCGAA GAACTAACAGAGGAAACAAGTGCAGATTGGATAAAACGTCGAATAATCGGGGAAATAATTAGTCCAGAAGAGACGTTGACTGGCAGCATATTAAAGCACCTTATCTCTCGCTCTGTGCTTTCTG ATGGCGAAAAAATCGCGCGTTACATACTTGAAAATGTTATCAAAGATGTGGAAGCCCTAGTTGGTAATTCTCAGATGTCAATATTAAGTAAGTtgtataaagaaaatttacatCTGTTTTATGCTATTGTTTTAAACCCATCAATTTTTAGTTTCAGCACGATCCTCAGCCTCAGGATCAGCTGGGTCCTCCTATTCTAG
- the LOC124179251 gene encoding thioredoxin-related transmembrane protein 1-like, producing MIVVRYFACFSIFFVLSSIHGVLGGDGGSLQLTEDNWNKILVGEWMVEFYAPWCPACKALEPVWESFASWKNDLGIRVGKVDVTDSPGLSGRFMVTALPTIFHAKDGIFRQYKSPRDKESLISFVKDKKWLQLEPISSWKSPNSIQMSVISYFFKLSQILRGMHNKLMEDYGLPTWGSYLIFSIATIILGAILGLFIVCLIDFIYPPKPVSYPSKKKEKDGSGGFMQEKNEGDEELVENVKDDLVDEDASGSDAQEEDKEEDETKSVPSSPNVRKRKPRKAD from the exons atgattgttgTACGATATTTTGCCtgtttttctatatttttcgtGTTATCGTCAATCCACGGCGTTCTCGGTGGTGATGGAGGCTCGCTACAGCTAACCGAAGACAactggaataaaatattggtCGGAGAATGGATGGTGGAATT TTACGCACCTTGGTGTCCGGCATGTAAAGCACTGGAGCCAGTTTGGGAGAGTTTTGCCTCATGGAAAAATGATCTCGGCATTCGGGTTGGCAAAGTAGACGTCACAGATTCACCTGGACTTAGTGGACGATTTATGGTTACTGCCCTACCGACAATATTCCA cgCAAAAGATGGTATATTTAGGCAGTACAAAAGTCCACGAGACAAGGAATCCCTCATATCGTTTGTTAAGGACAAAAAGTGGTTACAACTTGAGCCTATTTCCAGTTGGAAAAGCCCAAACTCTATCCAAATGTCTGTAATCagctattttttcaaactatcaCAAATATTGAGG GGAATGCATAACAAACTGATGGAAGACTATGGCCTGCCTACTTGGGGTAGCTATTTGATCTTTTCAATTGCTACAATAATCCTTGGCGCCATTCTAGGACTT TTCATCGTTTGCCTGATCGATTTTATATATCCGCCAAAACCAGTCTCATATCCtagtaagaaaaaagaaaaggatgGGTCTGGCGGTTTTATGCAGGAAAAGAATGAAGGTGACGAAGAATTGGTCGAAAACGTTAAGGATGATTTGGTCGATGAAGATGCAAGTGGATCTGATGCTCAGGAAGAAGATAAGGAGGAAGACGAAACAAAAAGTGTACCCAGCAGCCCGAACGTACGCAAACGAAAGCCACGCAAGGCTGACTAA